A stretch of the Solanum dulcamara chromosome 6, daSolDulc1.2, whole genome shotgun sequence genome encodes the following:
- the LOC129892102 gene encoding uncharacterized protein LOC129892102, protein MKKSGLLAASVSTAASISSTITTNSSSKLQISLRKDDNLKKKDENRSKPVKASTSSDKFAPRFDGLRFIETLITAHR, encoded by the exons ATGAAGAAATCAGGTCTCTTAGCAGCCTCTGTTTCTACTGCTGCTTCCATCTCTTCTACCATCACTACCAATTCTTCTTCCAAACTTCAAATTTCTCTTCGCAAG gacgataatttgaagaaaaaggatGAAAATCGTTCAAAGCCTGTGAAAGCATCAACATCTTCAGATAAATTTGCGCCCAGATTTGATGGATTGAGGTTTATTGAGACGTTGATCACTGCTCATAGATAA